A stretch of Metabacillus sp. FJAT-52054 DNA encodes these proteins:
- a CDS encoding peptidase encodes MDQEQLAICQWLDNNQHRAVKLLQKLVEQPSTQGNEASAQAIVLEKCRQIGLEIDIWEPGGKKLKSHRHFYSTRSNFKESPNIAAVLKGSGGGKSLIFNGHIDVVPEGDLEQWDREPFFPKLENGNVYGRGTSDMKGGNVSMLMALEAISRCQTSIKGDIIFQSVIEEESGGAGTLDAILRGWEADAAIIPEPTNMKIFPKQQGSMWFKVIVHGKSAHGGTRYEGVSAIEKAMMVMNHIRELEKVRNDRITDPLYASTPIPIPINIGKITGGNWPSSVPDRVILEGRCGVAPNEQMEEVQQEMQEYLERLAGFDPWFADHPAELQWYGARWLPNELEPDHLLIDCLVQSFKEVTGEQPVMEASPWGTDAGMISAAGSIPSIVFGPGITETAHHPNEYIPVKNVIQAAKVMALFALKWCRTSKGESN; translated from the coding sequence ATGGATCAGGAGCAATTGGCGATTTGCCAGTGGCTGGATAACAATCAGCATCGTGCGGTTAAATTGCTGCAAAAGTTAGTGGAGCAGCCAAGCACTCAGGGAAACGAAGCCTCTGCCCAGGCGATTGTTTTGGAAAAATGCAGACAGATCGGGCTTGAAATTGACATATGGGAGCCTGGAGGAAAGAAACTGAAATCGCACCGGCATTTTTATTCAACTAGGTCGAATTTTAAAGAAAGTCCAAATATTGCCGCCGTCCTAAAGGGCAGCGGAGGCGGAAAATCACTGATCTTCAACGGCCACATCGATGTTGTGCCTGAAGGAGATTTGGAGCAATGGGATCGAGAGCCTTTCTTTCCAAAGCTTGAGAATGGCAACGTCTATGGAAGAGGAACCTCAGACATGAAGGGCGGAAACGTCTCGATGCTGATGGCGCTGGAAGCGATTTCTAGATGTCAGACTTCTATTAAAGGAGACATTATTTTTCAAAGTGTGATTGAAGAGGAAAGTGGCGGAGCAGGTACATTGGATGCCATTTTAAGGGGCTGGGAAGCGGATGCAGCCATTATCCCTGAGCCGACCAATATGAAAATTTTCCCAAAGCAGCAGGGCTCGATGTGGTTCAAAGTAATTGTGCACGGTAAATCCGCTCACGGCGGTACGAGGTATGAAGGAGTTTCAGCCATTGAGAAGGCGATGATGGTCATGAACCACATTCGGGAGCTCGAAAAAGTGCGTAATGACCGGATTACAGATCCTCTTTATGCGTCCACACCTATTCCCATACCAATCAATATTGGAAAAATAACCGGAGGCAACTGGCCATCCTCCGTCCCGGACCGTGTCATTCTCGAAGGCAGATGCGGTGTTGCACCTAATGAACAAATGGAAGAGGTCCAACAAGAGATGCAGGAATATTTAGAGCGGCTGGCTGGGTTTGATCCATGGTTCGCTGATCATCCCGCAGAGCTGCAGTGGTATGGAGCCAGGTGGCTTCCAAATGAGCTGGAACCGGATCATCTGCTCATTGACTGCCTCGTTCAAAGCTTTAAGGAAGTGACAGGGGAGCAGCCGGTTATGGAGGCTTCACCATGGGGGACTGATGCGGGTATGATTTCAGCAGCAGGCAGCATACCCTCGATTGTGTTTGGGCCCGGCATCACGGAAACTGCTCATCATCCAAATGAGTACATTCCGGTGAAAAATGTCATTCAGGCTGCGAAGGTAATGGCTCTCTTTGCTTTAAAATGGTGCAGAACGTCGAAGGGGGAGTCAAATTGA
- a CDS encoding 3-oxoacid CoA-transferase subunit B — MGMGRETKLSIAKRAAQEVEKGMVLNLGIGIPSLVPNFLPMDFPVMIQAENGILGMGPEPPTGEEEWELCNAAGFPVTEGKGISYFDSAAAFGMIRSGCIDMTILGSLEVSSSGDLSNWIVPGKTIPGMGGAMELAQKARKVLVVMSHTDKHGRPKIVDQCSLPITAQKCVSRIITEMAVLDVTDSGLMLTEVMESFSVEEVIRKTGASLIISPELQA; from the coding sequence ATGGGTATGGGAAGAGAAACAAAGCTGAGCATTGCCAAAAGGGCTGCACAGGAAGTGGAGAAGGGAATGGTGCTTAATTTAGGCATTGGAATTCCTTCACTCGTACCGAATTTTTTGCCTATGGACTTTCCGGTCATGATCCAGGCAGAGAACGGAATTTTGGGGATGGGCCCCGAGCCTCCTACAGGCGAGGAAGAGTGGGAGCTCTGCAATGCGGCGGGTTTTCCGGTTACTGAAGGAAAAGGGATATCCTACTTTGATTCTGCAGCGGCATTTGGGATGATTCGCAGCGGCTGCATTGATATGACCATACTGGGGTCTCTTGAGGTGAGTTCGAGCGGTGACCTCTCCAATTGGATTGTACCCGGAAAAACGATTCCCGGAATGGGAGGAGCGATGGAGCTTGCTCAAAAAGCGAGGAAGGTTCTCGTGGTGATGAGCCATACAGACAAGCATGGCCGGCCTAAAATAGTGGATCAATGCTCTTTGCCGATAACAGCTCAAAAATGTGTCAGCCGGATCATTACGGAAATGGCGGTACTGGATGTAACAGATTCAGGACTTATGCTGACCGAGGTTATGGAATCTTTTTCCGTTGAGGAAGTCATCCGCAAAACGGGGGCTTCGTTAATTATTTCACCTGAATTACAAGCATAG
- a CDS encoding CoA transferase subunit A, producing MEEYSKIRQAEEAIKTVKDGTSLMIGGFGGVGSPPLLIDAILEKGIRDLHIICNDAGFPDIGAGRLITAGRARKLTASHIGSNPIAGKLMTEGKLEVEFSPQGTLAERIRAGGTGLGGILTDIGLENEYVRNGKQLIESGGKSYLLETAIRADTAILHCGKADNWGNLSYCKSARNMNPLMAMAADYTAAEAEELVNAGDMNGDEVITPGVFIQTVVQSKGVNWKWVWEEKQS from the coding sequence ATGGAGGAATACAGTAAGATCCGTCAGGCAGAGGAAGCGATAAAAACAGTCAAAGACGGGACATCGCTTATGATTGGCGGGTTCGGCGGAGTAGGTTCGCCCCCCCTCCTTATTGATGCCATTTTAGAAAAAGGTATCCGGGATCTTCATATTATCTGTAATGATGCAGGATTTCCTGATATCGGAGCGGGCAGGCTGATTACGGCGGGGAGAGCAAGGAAGCTGACGGCCTCCCACATTGGATCAAATCCGATTGCCGGAAAACTGATGACCGAGGGGAAGCTTGAGGTTGAATTTTCGCCGCAGGGGACACTTGCTGAACGAATCCGCGCCGGAGGTACAGGCCTTGGAGGGATTTTAACAGATATTGGTTTGGAAAATGAATACGTGAGGAATGGTAAGCAGCTGATTGAGTCAGGAGGGAAATCGTATCTCCTGGAAACGGCCATCCGAGCCGATACAGCTATCCTGCATTGCGGCAAAGCAGATAATTGGGGGAACCTCAGTTACTGCAAAAGCGCACGTAATATGAATCCGCTTATGGCGATGGCTGCTGATTACACGGCCGCGGAGGCAGAGGAACTGGTAAACGCCGGGGACATGAATGGGGATGAGGTTATCACGCCTGGTGTGTTTATCCAGACGGTTGTGCAAAGCAAGGGAGTGAATTGGAAATGGGTATGGGAAGAGAAACAAAGCTGA
- a CDS encoding aspartate aminotransferase family protein, protein MKRSYLIKPLVDEQLPEIAFGRGVYLYGADGKEYLDGSSGAITCSIGHGVREITEAMNEQAKKVSFVYRSHFTSKAAEALAEKLAELLPGDLNWSFFVNSGSEAAETAMKMAIQYWQEKGRPSKTAILSRWRSYHGITMGALSLSGYPERRVRFTDHLASNPDVSAPYCYRCPYQQAYPSCNLMCADDLVRSIRRMGDENIAAFIAEPIVGAAGACLTPPPGYYERLREICDRYDVLFIADEVMTGMGRTGKVLATEHWDCLPDIVVLGKGLGAGYSPIAAAVASDKVMKPFQEGSRVIMSGHTHSGNPQSAAAALAVLKYMDKHSLAEQAARQGQHLKEQLKDMQSSFPFIGEVRGRGLLIGIELVNNPNDMTPFPKHLKAGAKLVELAFRNGLILYPASAGVDGGDGDAVIIAPPLTITIQETAELLKRFKRTCIQFSQWQKEG, encoded by the coding sequence GTGAAGAGGAGTTATCTGATAAAGCCTCTTGTAGACGAGCAGCTTCCGGAAATTGCTTTTGGGAGGGGCGTTTATTTATATGGTGCGGATGGCAAGGAGTATTTGGATGGATCGTCAGGTGCGATTACGTGCAGCATTGGGCACGGGGTACGAGAAATTACGGAAGCAATGAATGAACAGGCGAAAAAAGTTTCATTTGTGTACCGTTCCCATTTTACAAGCAAGGCAGCCGAGGCGCTGGCGGAAAAGCTTGCAGAGCTGCTGCCGGGCGATTTAAATTGGAGTTTTTTCGTAAACAGCGGGTCTGAGGCCGCGGAAACGGCAATGAAGATGGCGATTCAGTACTGGCAGGAAAAGGGGAGGCCGTCTAAAACGGCTATTCTATCACGCTGGCGGAGTTACCACGGAATTACAATGGGGGCCCTGTCACTTTCCGGATACCCTGAGCGCCGGGTGAGATTTACGGACCACCTTGCCTCAAATCCGGATGTTTCAGCGCCCTATTGTTACCGGTGTCCCTACCAGCAAGCCTATCCATCTTGCAATCTCATGTGTGCGGATGATCTGGTGCGTTCAATTAGGAGAATGGGAGACGAAAATATAGCGGCGTTTATAGCAGAACCAATTGTTGGCGCGGCTGGAGCATGTCTCACTCCGCCGCCTGGATATTATGAACGACTCCGGGAGATTTGCGACCGGTATGATGTCCTGTTTATTGCGGATGAAGTGATGACAGGGATGGGAAGAACCGGAAAGGTACTGGCTACTGAACACTGGGATTGTCTTCCTGATATAGTTGTGCTTGGCAAAGGGCTGGGTGCGGGCTACAGTCCAATCGCCGCCGCCGTTGCCTCCGATAAAGTGATGAAGCCATTTCAGGAAGGCAGCCGTGTGATCATGAGCGGGCATACGCATAGCGGGAATCCCCAGTCAGCGGCAGCCGCCTTAGCGGTACTGAAATATATGGATAAGCATAGCCTTGCTGAACAGGCAGCAAGGCAGGGCCAGCATCTTAAGGAGCAGCTAAAAGACATGCAGTCATCATTCCCTTTTATAGGAGAGGTGAGAGGAAGAGGGCTTTTAATAGGGATCGAATTAGTGAACAATCCCAATGACATGACTCCTTTTCCAAAGCACCTGAAGGCGGGGGCCAAATTGGTGGAGCTTGCATTCAGAAACGGCCTTATTCTGTATCCTGCAAGTGCGGGAGTCGATGGCGGGGACGGAGATGCGGTGATAATTGCTCCGCCGCTCACCATTACGATTCAGGAAACAGCGGAGTTGCTTAAGCGATTTAAAAGAACGTGCATCCAATTTAGTCAATGGCAAAAGGAGGGGTAA